The Camelina sativa cultivar DH55 chromosome 18, Cs, whole genome shotgun sequence DNA window TATATTGAAATGATAGGTATGTATATACCTGAGTCATGGTAGAAGTTGTAGTCTTCCTAAGGATACAATGCTCAATGGTATGAGCACTTATGTTTTTGCCTCCAACATTCATCGTAGCCTATCTCATAAATTTATACTTTAACTATATTAAATTTgagttaattaatttattactgTTTATTATAAAAGGGAGATAAAAACATACCTTATTGTAAACAAGAGATTGCAATTTCTCAGCTGTTTTTGGAACACCATGTTGTAGATACCCCTGGTCATACACGGAAGCCATGAACATGATCGTTGAGTATAAAATTGTTTGTaatcaatgaaaatatattgaagaagtagagtatatatatacatgcataacACAAGCATTGAACATGTTGATCCAAAACGCTAGCTTTTGTTGTTGGCTCAACACTCTTAGATCCACTGTCTCAAGATTGTTCATCAATACCCTGCATTGTGGCCACAACACAAAATATAGCTCACTAATTCAAATGTAATTTATCTGatggttaatttgtttttgtcagaTTTTATGTATCGAAAAACTTACCTGAGTTTTTGGATTAAAGAAACGGAGCTAGAGCTTGAAATGCACTTGGAATCCATAGAACTTGAAGTGAAGATAACAAGATTCTTGTAAGGACCAATGTCTCTAGCCAAGGATGTTTCGATATCAAATATTCCATAAGGATCTTGTTGTCTTGATTCCTTGCAAGACACANNNNNNNNNNNNNNNNNNNNNNNNNNNNNNNNNNNNNNNNNNNNNNNNNNNNNNNNNNNNNNNNNNNNNNNNNNNNNNNNNNNNNNNNNNNNNNNNNNNNNNNNNNNNNNNNNNNNNNNNNNNNNNNNNNNNNNNNNNNNNNNNNNNNNNNNNNNNNNNNNNNNNNNNNNNNNNNNNNNNNNNNNNTTTATCTGatggttaatttgtttttgtcagaTTTTACGTATCGCAAAACTTACCTGAGTTTTTGGATTAAAGAAACGGAGCTAGAGCTTGAAATGCACTTGGAATCCATAGAACTTGAAGTGAAGATAACAAGATTCTTGTAAGGACCAATGTCTCTAGCCAAGGATGTTTCGATATCAAATATTCCATAAGGATCTTGTTGTCTTGATTCCTTGCAAGACACAAGATTCATGGATTTAGACAAGCTTGAGGTTGCATTGTCGATCCTAAAGCTTCTTGAGCTCAATGAGAAATTAGTTGATCTCGAGATAGGTCCCGTTTTCTCTAGCTCCATGACTCTTGTGGTTCTAAGGAGGCGGACGTAGATGAAATTGAGACACTTCATAATGTTCTCTGCGAGCTTGTTTGGGTGCCACTTCTGTATGTTTTGTCCGTCTTCCATCAAGATTGTGCTCGATAGAGATTTTGGTGGCATGTCTAATGATGTATCAAGTGCTACACGATCCTTATTAGGCTGCAACAAAtcacaagtatatataaatcaaaattgaattgAATAAAGCAAACATATGTgtgattaaacatatatatgaaaatcaGACCTTATTAGGAGAGGAATATCTAGGTTCACGTAGAGGCGAAGGCGATTTCATCATCCTAATCTTCTTCATATTTCTACTCTCTTGCAGTTTACTTTCATGTTGGACTGACCGATGATTCTCCTTCTCAACGATTCCAACTTTCTCGTTAGACTTGTGGAAGCTTTCGGTCGCGTAATCACCTTTTATAGCTTTGTTGATGAAATGCAGTGTCTTTGTACCAAATGTAGCATTCTCTTGATGATGACTTGTAGTAGCTTTGGTGCTGTTGTTGTTTTCATTCTTCATCATGGCTTTGTGCACCATAGGGCTTGGAGGTGGGAgcttagggtatagttttggtAACATTGGAGCTTGATAAGAGGTTATGTTGTCATCATCATTGTAACTCTCACTAGTTTGCCATGCTCGTCTTGATGAACTTGTTGTGGCTTGTTTCAAAGTTTCgtcttgttcttgcttgagatTTATCTGAAGATGGCTTATTTGAACTTCTAGTCTTGAAATTTCACCTTCTACTATCGATAGTTCCGTTATTAATTCTTTCATCTGCATTAAAATAAGGtaacttatttaaatattttacaactCAATAAAATGActtctttaattaatttcacAACAACTGTATCTTTGTTAAAttgtttatgattatttatgCCTTTTATTGTCCGGTAAGGGGGATCTaacaattttgtttgatttatacaaatataattatatattaataattgtaaaatttttggTTGACCTGAGACTTGGTTTAAAAGCAACGTTACCAGAAATATGTGTATGATGTTATTATCATCTCATATTAAAAAGTCTTTTGCTGCTTTTACACTCTATCCAAACTTGGAAACACAATACACGTAATGTGTTACTAATTATAATACGTACCTTAGGAGGGAGAGAAGCAGGAAGAGTAATGGAAGAGGACGAAGAAGGAAGTTGATGTTTTTGGACTTGTTCCAATATCTCACgtgtcttttcttcttgatcCAGCATCTCTCGTAACATCCACACCTAACAATTATTATTAGTACCATAGGCATGAGAGCTAATTTATGTAGTGCAATTCTAAAACGAAATCAATTCCAAAGATAAATTTGAACCGCAAACTTGATTGTACACCTATAATACTTTCATTCacgtatatatttataacaacaTCCCTTGGTGTTTGCCTAGAAACAAACAGAGATAGGTAAGCTAATTTTAGTGGATTCCCATAcctctttctctatttcttcctttttttgctGGCTATTATTCAGCTTTTTCGTCCTCTATTCACAtcaaaaagtttccaaaaaaaaaaatcagtaagcAACAAAACCATAGATTCTTCTTCAAATATGAGAGAATGGACAATTTATACAACAACGCAATTAAGCGGAACTCAGATTAATGTGTAAGAATGCTAGTGTGCTAATTCATTTTCATAAGACAAACACACCTACTGATTTTATATATGAGAAAGGTCGACGGTTTATATCTCTTTTAATCCGAGGTGTCACCTTAATTAACTCGAATACATTGGCCTAACCACTAGGTATACAAGGAGCTATATGTGCTAacaattagttaatttttacaTTTGTATGATAAGAACAAAGCGAGTGGCACATAGATATACgaaaaagagattttaaatTAAGGTGCATATTATCCGAAATTAACACAAT harbors:
- the LOC104762179 gene encoding uncharacterized protein LOC104762179 isoform X2; the protein is MSHSSSSSSSINLLHYHYLPPDFNHSLRFCLTAPSSSRWSNPDDYFSSSLAMPTTTLPAGSNSPSFNVPHSVRTKKLNNSQQKKEEIEKEVWMLREMLDQEEKTREILEQVQKHQLPSSSSSITLPASLPPKMKELITELSIVEGEISRLEVQISHLQINLKQEQDETLKQATTSSSRRAWQTSESYNDDDNITSYQAPMLPKLYPKLPPPSPMVHKAMMKNENNNSTKATTSHHQENATFGTKTLHFINKAIKGDYATESFHKSNEKVGIVEKENHRSVQHESKLQESRNMKKIRMMKSPSPLREPRYSSPNKPNKDRVALDTSLDMPPKSLSSTILMEDGQNIQKWHPNKLAENIMKCLNFIYVRLLRTTRVMELEKTGPISRSTNFSLSSRSFRIDNATSSLSKSMNLVSCKESRQQDPYGIFDIETSLARDIGPYKNLVIFTSSSMDSKCISSSSSVSLIQKLRVLMNNLETVDLRVLSQQQKLAFWINMFNACVMHGYLQHGVPKTAEKLQSLVYNKATMNVGGKNISAHTIEHCILRKTTTSTMTQDRHEEMIIRKLYGVEATDPNITFALSCGTRSSPAVRIYTGEGVTTELEKSKLEYLQASVVVTAAKRIGLPELLVKHATDFVVPRVDGGGSSGEMGQLGSLVKWVCNQLPTSGSLRKSMVECFKNNNTKASTSSPVVEKIPYDFEFQYLLAI
- the LOC104762179 gene encoding uncharacterized protein LOC104762179 isoform X1, yielding MSHSSSSSSSINLLHYHYLPPDFNHSLRFCLTAPSSSRWSNPDDYFSSSLAMPTTTLPAGSNSPSFNVPHSVRTKKLNNSQQKKEEIEKEVWMLREMLDQEEKTREILEQVQKHQLPSSSSSITLPASLPPKMKELITELSIVEGEISRLEVQISHLQINLKQEQDETLKQATTSSSRRAWQTSESYNDDDNITSYQAPMLPKLYPKLPPPSPMVHKAMMKNENNNSTKATTSHHQENATFGTKTLHFINKAIKGDYATESFHKSNEKVGIVEKENHRSVQHESKLQESRNMKKIRMMKSPSPLREPRYSSPNKPNKDRVALDTSLDMPPKSLSSTILMEDGQNIQKWHPNKLAENIMKCLNFIYVRLLRTTRVMELEKTGPISRSTNFSLSSRSFRIDNATSSLSKSMNLVSCKESRQQDPYGIFDIETSLARDIGPYKNLVIFTSSSMDSKCISSSSSVSLIQKLRVLMNNLETVDLRVLSQQQKLAFWINMFNACVMHGYLQHGVPKTAEKLQSLVYNKATMNVGGKNISAHTIEHCILRKTTTSTMTQDRHEEMIIRKLYGVEATDPNITFALSCGTRSSPAVRIYTGEGVTTELEKSKLEYLQASVVVTAAKRIGLPELLVKHATDFVVPRVDGGGSSGEMGQLGSLVKWVCNQLPTSGSLRKSMVECFKNNNTKASTSSPVVEKIPYDFEFQYLLAI